One Danio aesculapii chromosome 22, fDanAes4.1, whole genome shotgun sequence genomic window carries:
- the malt2 gene encoding MALT paracaspase 2: MEDMRLETISEAALSRLGYMLDNAECGWKQLAKAVAEQPQFCYSDREMTDCSLKVLSPHGSPGRYLLALLADRGCTLAFLLQCLKKIEHREAVGFLTTNVMEQIDIIQQPQSQRIAEGSPVVLSCKAVGPVELQYQWFKGKDEMPEGNSPDLVFNHASPAQQGHYICRVSSGDKYIFSNWAHVRLLRSGGASADSSSSYFPSTASGLTITQQPRPQALMEGDTLCLECAAQANPPPQFQWYFNKELMPKCIRNFLKIPCITTADRGTYACRVYNLYHEMWSDQVQVNIGPGSCSESSWDKTAVANLEANLKQMGDCCATDKVALLIGNMNYLHHRQLRAPMADVHELTNLLRQLDFKVVSLLDLNWQEMHSAVTEFLLLLDRGVYGLLYFAGHGYENYGNSFMVPIDAPASYTFKHCLWVQEVLQRMQERQTGLNVFLLDMCRKRNPNDEGIPQPDPLRVTANIVFGYATCVDAEAFEVNKDDLSNGIFMSFLKKRLMEPEKVTVILDKVAEDMGRCEITRGRQALELRSNLSERRALTDKIQAPACQIAASTRNLQWAIAHVLPESRCLRFNCGVTVQLGFAAEFSNIMIIYTQILETPTDIVTCSAQLSDFTEGPEVDLKRSNQESLLEADSFLLTIDDLLPLKQPQLFTRISALQRLKKELSFTVCLHYKYGNLDEELLEEKKITVGKPLVSKLNLHEPRLFHSSTSDQQMSSLLDSSSFSESFRANLPDLKHSSIGSASTSLPNYRVPMESFACSGLKNEPEETLSPEFLESEEPPAIKSLPSAASEELPFKFSNFQNSI; the protein is encoded by the exons ATGGAGGACATGCGGTTAGAAACCATAAGTGAGGCAGCACTAAGTAGACTTGGTTACATGCTAGACAATGCTGAGTGCGGTTGGAAACAGCTGGCAAAAGCAGTGGCTGAGCAGCCACAGTTCTGCTATAG TGACAGAGAGATGACCGACTGCTCACTCAAAGTGCTAAGTCCACATGGCAGTCCTGGCAGATATCTGCTTGCCCTCCTTGCGGATAGAGGCTGTACGTTGGCTTTCTTGCTTCAGTGCCTGAAGAAAATCGAGCACCGAGAGGCTGTTGGATTTCTCACTACAAATG TCATGGAGCAGATTGACATCATACAGCAGCCACAGAGTCAGCGTATAGCGGAGGGGAGTCCTGTGGTTCTGAGCTGCAAAGCAGTCGGTCCTGTAGAGCTGCAATACCAGTGGTTCAAGGGGAAAGATGAG ATGCCAGAAGGTAACAGCCCAGATTTGGTGTTTAATCATGCAAGTCCAGCACAACAGGGGCACTACATTTGCCGCGTAAGTTCTGGAGACAAGTACATCTTCTCCAACTGGGCTCATGTACGTCTACTAAGGTCTGGAGGAGCAAGTGCAG ATTCCAGTAGCAGCTACTTCCCTTCAACAGCTAGTGGGTTGACTATAACACAACAACCCAGGCCTCAAGCGTTAATGGAGGGAGACACGCTCTGTCTTGAATGTGCTGCCCAGGCTAATCCTCCTCCACAGTTCCAATGGTATTTTAACAAAGAATTAATGCCAAAGTGCATAAGAAACTTCCTAAAG ATTCCATGCATAACCACAGCTGACAGAGGTACATATGCTTGTAGAGTTTACAACCTGTATCATGAAATGTGGAGTGATCAGGTCCAAGTAAACATTG GTCCTGGTTCCTGTTCTGAAAGCTCATGGGACAAAACTGCAGTAG CTAATCTTGAGGCGAATCTAAAGCAAATGGGTGATTGTTGCG CCACTGATAAGGTAGCACTACTTATTGGGAACATGAACTACCTGCATCATCGCCAGCTGAGAGCTCCCATGGCGGACGTTCACGAGCTGACAAACCTTCTACGCCAGCTAGATTTTAAAGTGGTTTCTCTGCTGGATCTCAACTGGCAGGAGATGCATAGCGCTGTTACTGAGTTCCTGCTGCTGTTGGATCGAGGAGTTTATG GCCTGTTGTATTTTGCTGGTCATGGTTATGAGAACTATGGGAATAGTTTCATGGTGCCCATTGATGCTCCAGCCTCCTACACCTTTAAACACTGTCTGTGGGTGCAGGAAGTGTTACAGAGGATGCAAGAACGGCAGACAGGACTTAACGTCTTTCTGCTGGACATGTGTCGAAAACG AAACCCAAACGATGAGGGCATCCCACAACCTGATCCCTTAAGAGTGACGGCAAACATAGTTTTTGGCTATGCTAC GTGTGTTGATGCTGAAGCATTTGAAGTAAATAAAGATGATCTCTCTAATGGAATCTTCATGAGCTTCCTCAAGAAAAGACTAATGGAGCCAGAGAAGGTCACGGTCATACTTGATAAAGTAGCAGAAG ACATGGGAAGGTGTGAAATCACTCGAGGTCGGCAGGCTCTGGAGCTCCGCAGTAATCTATCAGAGCGCCGTGCTCTGACGGACAAAATTCAGGCTCCAGCATGCCAAATCGCAGCATCAACACGGAATTTACAGTGGGCCATTGCACATG TCCTCCCAGAGAGCCGCTGTCTTCGCTTTAATTGTGGTGTCACGGTGCAGCTTGGTTTTGCTGCAGAGTTTTCCAATATCATGATAATCTACACTCAGATATTGGAGACTCCTACTGACATTGTGACCTGCTCTGCCCAGCTTTCTGATTTTACAGAG GGCCCTGAAGTTGACCTGAAGCGCAGCAATCAGGAGAGTCTCCTCGAGGCTGACAGCTTCCTGCTGACCATAGATGATCTACTGCCTCTGAAACAACCTCAGCTCTTTACTCGTATTAGTGCCCTGCAGAGACTCAAG AAAGAACTTTCCTTTACTGTGTGTCTACACTACAAGTACGGTAATCTGGATGAAGAGCTCCTGGAAGAGAAAAAAATCACTGTAGGAAAGCCTCTAGTGTCAAAACTCAATCTCCACGAGCCACGGCTCTTTCACAGTTCAACCTCTGATCAACAAATGTCCAGTTTATTGGACTCTTCATCCTTCAGCGAAAGCTTCAGAGCTAACCTGCCTGACTTAAAACATTCCTCCATTGGATCGGCATCTACATCCTTGCCCAACTATCGGGTACCAATGGAATCGTTTGCATGCTCTGGTTTGAAGAATGAACCAGAGGAAACATTAAGTCCAGAGTTTCTTGAGTCTGAAGAACCGCCCGCCATTAAGAGTTTACCCAGTGCTGCTTCTGAGGAACTGCCATTTAAATTTAGCAACTTTCAAAATTCTATTTAG
- the mrpl54 gene encoding 39S ribosomal protein L54, mitochondrial: protein MAHSVLQSFKRITFPVLNAYKNLFCNPLRVQSRSYAKKPVIKGKGKGMVKEVQKGPEVCKDPARLCSYAVGVNVLKQGEDPTIKPKEEYPEWLFHLNLGPVQKLNELESDSWEYWKRIRKEHIWRHNKLHKGKKM, encoded by the exons ATGGCACATAGTGTATTACAGTCTTTCAAAAGGATAACCTTCCCTGTTCTGAATGCttataaaaatcttttttgtaaCCCTCTTCGCGTCCAGTCCCGTAGTTATGCTAAGAAACCAG TAATCAAAGGGAAAGGGAAAGGAATGGTAAAGGAGGTTCAGAAAGGTCCAGAAGTCTGCAAGGATCCAGCTAGGCTTTGCTCATATGCAGTTGGGGTTAATGTCTTGAAACAAGGTGAAGACCCTACTATTAAACCCAAGGAGGAGTATCCAGAATG GTTGTTTCACTTAAACCTCGGTCCAGTCCAAAAACTCAATGAACTGGAGTCAGACAGTTGGGAATACTGGAAGCGAATAAGGAAGGAACACATTTGGAGGCATAATAAACTGCATAAAGGCAAAAAGATGTAG
- the fam32a gene encoding protein FAM32A-like produces the protein MSEYKSVQKGSLKLKGVSLPSKKKKKKDKEMKRLEEQVLTTQNEEGTKKAYVDKRTPAQMAFDKIQEKRQMERILKKASKTHKRRVEDFNRHLDTLTEHYDIPKVSWTK, from the exons ATGTCGGAGTACAAGTCTGTCCAGAAAGGCTCTTTAAAACTGAAAGGAGTTTCTTTGCCAAGTAAAAA GAAAAAGAAGAAGGATAAGGAAATGAAGCGTTTGGAGGAACAAGTTTTGACCACTCAAAACGAGGAAGGGACTAAAAAAGCTTATGTTGACAAAAGAACACCAGCACAGATGGCATTCGACAAAATACAAGAAAAAagg CAAATGGAACGAATTTTGAAGAAAGCCTCCAAAACACACAAGAGAAGAGTTGAG GATTTCAACCGACACCTGGACACCCTGACAGAGCATTATGACATTCCCAAAGTCAGCTggacaaaataa